A genomic window from Salvia miltiorrhiza cultivar Shanhuang (shh) chromosome 5, IMPLAD_Smil_shh, whole genome shotgun sequence includes:
- the LOC131025152 gene encoding uncharacterized protein LOC131025152 yields the protein MGMKRPFEEGDFPETSFRQPKQRDYHGKLTLNAEDYHIATLAVQSPGEAKDSFYQLHFEPLEDGEADNDSVADKELEASAPLSLVTSSSSEEDAVIGETSDWSCFPGYIDISIPRRPSNQFDDPYISLFNSPPRKEVPLGSDHQAEVPPWDPNASYFGDDDREARLIGTCIIAMPDSNDSTMEGVGVGRGRTDCSCLDMGSMRCVQQHVHEAREKLRETIGYENFVELGFCNMGDEVAYQWTPHDEQVFHDIVYSNPASHGRRFWKHLSAAFPTRTKNELVSYYFNVFMLRRRAVQNRSYLLEIDSDDDEELRGVHGGSHQSRSYPSDQETDFEDQQGRKGEFYLLEGEDEDSTVESFGDQDLDASWVDDFWSEPQNGCEEDEASNLNLKHDVSDVKAKKLDAVEMNAGEDDESLHDDPRLYT from the exons ATGGGAATGAAACGTCCTTTTGAAGAGGGAGATTTTCCAGAGACCTCTTTCAGGCAACCTAAACAACGGGATTATCATGGGAAGTTAACCTTAAATGCAGAGGACTATCACATAGCGACTCTGGCTGTTCAATCTCCTG GTGAAGCAAAGGACAGCTTTTATCAGTTACATTTTGAGCCGCTTGAAGATGGCGAGGCTGATAATGATTCTGTAGCTGACAAAGAACTGGAAGCAAGTGCACCCTTGTCGTTGGTCACCAGTAGCAGCAGCGAGGAAGATGCCGTGATTGGGGAAACCTCTGACTGGTCTTGTTTTCCTGGATATATTGATATTAGCATTCCAAGGCGCCCCTCGAATCAATTTGACGATCCCTACATATCTTTGTTTAACTCTCCTCCTAGGAAAGAAGTTCCTCTTGGATCTGATCATCAAGCTGAAGTCCCACCGTGGGATCCAAATGCCAGTTACTTTGGTGATGATGACAGAGAGGCAAGACTAATTGGAACCTGCATCATTGCAATGCCCGACTCAAACGATTCAACCATGGAAGGAGTTGGAGTTGGGCGTGGCAGAACAGATTGTAGTTGCCTGGATATGGGATCCATGAGATGTGTGCAACAACATGTGCATGAAGCAAGAGAAAAGTTACGGGAGACTATTGGGTACGAGAATTTTGTGGAGTTGGGTTTCTGTAATATGGGTGATGAGGTAGCATACCAGTGGACCCCTCACGACGAACAAGTCTTTCATGACATTGTTTACTCTAATCCTGCATCACATGGTAGAAGATTTTGGAAGCACTTGAGTGCTGCATTCCCAACTCGAACCAAGAACGAACTTGTCAGCTACTATTTTAACGTCTTCATGCTCCGGAGGCGGGCTGTTCAAAATAGATCTTATTTGTTGGAGATAGACAGTGATGATGATGAGGAGCTGAGAGGTGTTCATGGAGGCTCCCATCAGAGCAGATCTTATCCATCAGATCAAGAAACCGATTTTGAAGATCAGCAAGGTCGCAAGGGGGAGTTCTATCTTCTCGAAGGAGAGGACGAGGACTCCACGGTCGAGTCGTTCGGCGACCAAGATTTAGACGCGAGCTGGGTGGACGACTTCTGGTCCGAGCCTCAAAATGGCTGCGAAGAAGACGAGGCGAGCAATCTCAATCTTAAGCACGACGTCTCTGACGTTAAAGCCAAGAAGCTAGATGCCGTCGAGATGAATGCCGGAGAAGATGATGAGTCGCTGCACGACGACCCCAGGTTGT
- the LOC131025151 gene encoding putative pentatricopeptide repeat-containing protein At1g26500: protein MLRPTKFTRPSLALLHFHFHFQSLTTAAAAAAPPTPIDEAHLLRVCTILYQQQNSPDAKLHSNLTKTQFHLTHEFFLQVCNKFSHSWRPVYKFHQFSTSHPHFAHTATTFNKILDVVGKSRNLDLFWALCREAGERRLVNVKTYIIALRTLAAARELKKCVEFFHLMKGFGYEYKVETFNTVIEVLCRSKLAEEARHVVVKLRDWIRPDSDTYRWLIHGFCDVGDLIEASKLWNLMVEEEGLEPCVEVVELMLEGLFKKNKFGEGLKLFQSMRARRVELGLSTYRLVMEWLCKKGKMGESYVVFEEMKMKGIEPDNEILGWIVYGLMSRGRVREAYSMYRGVENVQNGDVCVHHEMIKGLLKLKKAGEATEVFREMVRRGCEPTMHTYVMLLQGHLGRRGRRGEDPLVNFDTIFVGGLIKAGKSLEATKYVERAINRGAEVPRFDYNKFLHYFSNEEGAAMFEAVAVKLREVGLFDLGDIFGRYGEKMATRDRRRSRANQSVESSSPPQ from the coding sequence ATGCTTCGACCCACAAAATTCACCAGACCTTCCCTAGCCCTCCTCCACTTCCACTTCCACTTCCAGTCCttaaccaccgccgccgccgcagcagcGCCGCCAACCCCGATCGACGAAGCCCACCTCCTTCGGGTCTGCACAATCCTCTACCAACAGCAAAATTCCCCCGACGCAAAGCTGCACTCCAATCTCACCAAAACCCAATTCCACCTAACCCACGAATTCTTTCTTCAAGTTTGCAACAAGTTCTCACATTCATGGCGGCCCGTCTACAAATTCCACCAATTCTCCACCTCCCACCCGCACTTCGCCCACACCGCCACCACCTTCAACAAGATCCTCGACGTCGTCGGAAAATCAAGAAACCTCGACCTCTTCTGGGCCCTCTGCCGGGAAGCCGGCGAGCGCCGCCTCGTCAACGTCAAGACCTACATAATCGCGCTGCGCACGCTAGCCGCCGCGAGGGAGTTGAAGAAATGCGTGGAGTTTTTCCATTTGATGAAGGGTTTCGGGTACGAGTATAAAGTCGAGACCTTTAACACTGTGATAGAGGTCTTGTGTCGGAGCAAGCTCGCCGAGGAGGCGAGGCATGTTGTGGTGAAGTTGAGGGATTGGATTAGGCCCGATTCGGATACCTATAGGTGGTTGATTCATGGGTTCTGCGATGTGGGGGATTTGATCGAGGCGTCGAAGCTGTGGAATTTGATGGTGGAGGAGGAGGGTTTGGAGCCTTGTGTTGAAGTGGTGGAGTTGATGTTGGAGGGTTTGTTCAAGAAAAACAAGTTTGGTGAAGGGTTGAAGCTCTTTCAATCGATGAGGGCGAGGAGGGTGGAGTTGGGGTTGTCAACGTATCGCCTTGTGATGGAGTGGCTGTGTAAGAAGGGGAAAATGGGGGAGAGTTATGTGGTTTTTGAGGAGATGAAGATGAAGGGGATTGAGCCGGACAATGAGATACTAGGGTGGATAGTGTATGGGCTTATGAGTAGGGGGAGAGTGAGGGAGGCTTATAGCATGTATCGAGGCGTGGAGAATGTGCAGAATGGCGATGTGTGCGTGCACCATGAGATGATCAAGGGGCTGTTGAAGTTGAAGAAGGCTGGGGAGGCGACAGAGGTGTTTAGGGAGATGGTGAGGCGGGGTTGTGAGCCCACGATGCACACGTACGTGATGCTGCTGCAGGGGCATCTGGGGAGGCGGGGGCGGAGAGGGGAGGATCCGTTGGTGAACTTTGACACCATCTTCGTGGGAGGGTTGATCAAGGCGGGGAAGTCGTTGGAGGCGACTAAGTATGTGGAGAGGGCGATTAACAGAGGGGCTGAGGTGCCGAGGTTTGATTACAACAAGTTCTTGCATTACTTCTCCAACGAGGAAGGGGCCGCGATGTTTGAGGCCGTGGCTGTGAAGCTGAGGGAAGTTGGGTTGTTTGATTTGGGTGATATATTTGGTAGGTATGGGGAGAAGATGGCCACGAGGGATCGGAGGAGAAGCAGAGCAAATCAAAGTGTTGAATCATCTTCTCCTCCTCAGTAA